The following are encoded in a window of Paenibacillaceae bacterium GAS479 genomic DNA:
- a CDS encoding Phytoene dehydrogenase-related protein — protein sequence MEMERYEIIIVGGGIAGLTAAAFAAREGRQTLLLEQQSHLGGRASTRHENGIYFNLGAHALYNGYAHESFRELGLKLQGGSPSIRARGLWKGRLHVMPTSFASLLQTPLLTRKGKLEMAFWLSKLGKLDTSCLNGINLSDWIEANLKDPLLRHLFHSIMRTATYSSLPHLHAAGPALKQLQSALKGVFYLDKGWGSLVEELRSVAAAHGAKIRTGWKTTAVRHENGRVIGVVNDHGEAINADNVLLAVTPAAACKLVIGSEHTALETWKKQSRPATAACLDVGLKRLPNPDCTFLYGVDQAVFLTDQSRSGTPRASIMSDNGEHTISLIKYHGDDSDAKKDERELENVFDLAQPGWRSELAARQYLPRMTVTPDIPHINRIDSKPGPVVPEIGGLYAAGDWASHGELLADAAVASARRAVQYMLHKAPYSTH from the coding sequence ATGGAAATGGAAAGGTATGAAATCATCATTGTCGGCGGAGGAATCGCCGGCCTGACAGCCGCAGCGTTTGCGGCGCGGGAAGGCCGCCAGACTCTGCTTCTGGAACAGCAAAGCCATCTAGGAGGCCGGGCGTCCACCCGGCATGAAAACGGAATTTATTTTAACCTTGGCGCACACGCCTTGTACAACGGGTATGCTCATGAGTCGTTTCGGGAGCTCGGACTCAAGCTCCAAGGAGGATCCCCTTCCATCCGGGCACGCGGCTTGTGGAAAGGCCGACTACATGTGATGCCGACAAGCTTTGCTTCCCTGCTCCAAACGCCGCTTCTCACCCGAAAAGGCAAGCTGGAGATGGCGTTCTGGTTGTCGAAGCTCGGTAAGCTGGATACCAGTTGCCTGAACGGAATCAACCTCTCCGATTGGATCGAAGCGAACTTGAAGGATCCGCTGCTGCGCCATTTATTCCACTCGATCATGCGTACAGCGACTTACAGCTCCTTGCCTCACCTGCATGCCGCAGGCCCGGCACTGAAGCAGCTCCAGAGCGCACTCAAAGGCGTTTTTTACCTCGACAAGGGTTGGGGTTCCCTGGTGGAAGAGCTGCGCTCGGTCGCTGCAGCGCATGGAGCGAAGATCCGGACCGGTTGGAAGACTACCGCCGTCCGGCATGAAAACGGCCGGGTTATCGGCGTTGTGAACGATCATGGCGAAGCGATCAATGCGGACAACGTCCTGCTGGCGGTAACGCCTGCCGCGGCCTGCAAGCTGGTAATCGGATCGGAGCACACAGCTCTGGAAACGTGGAAAAAGCAATCGCGCCCCGCAACGGCCGCTTGTTTGGATGTCGGACTCAAGCGGTTGCCCAATCCGGACTGCACCTTCCTATATGGCGTGGATCAAGCCGTGTTCCTGACGGATCAATCCCGCTCTGGCACCCCTCGCGCCTCTATTATGAGCGATAATGGCGAACACACCATCAGCCTGATCAAGTATCATGGAGATGACAGCGATGCAAAGAAGGATGAGCGAGAGCTGGAGAACGTCTTTGACCTCGCTCAGCCTGGCTGGAGATCAGAGCTGGCCGCTCGGCAATATTTGCCCCGGATGACAGTCACGCCCGACATTCCACACATTAACCGGATTGACTCGAAGCCCGGTCCAGTCGTTCCCGAGATTGGGGGGCTGTACGCAGCTGGCGACTGGGCTTCGCATGGAGAGTTGCTTGCCGATGCGGCCGTCGCAAGCGCG
- a CDS encoding 16S rRNA (uracil1498-N3)-methyltransferase: MQRYFITPEQFGDNGVILSGEDAHHIARVMRMKPGDEVIVSDGAEREVRIVLTAVDPSEVRGDIAEGLPMDREPLWQVTVAQGLPKGDKMELVIQKGTEIGAAGFLPFQCERIVVQYDARKEAKRLERWGKIAKEAAEQAHRSRLPIIHEVHSWKELLAAFSSYDLVLFCYEAEGHEPGAATGLADRIKQAREAGKLTADKAHRLLLVVGPEGGFSPREAEAAAAAGAMAAGLGRRILRAETAPLAGLACLMYESGEMGGR; this comes from the coding sequence ATGCAGCGTTACTTTATAACGCCGGAACAGTTCGGCGACAATGGCGTCATCCTTAGCGGTGAGGACGCTCATCATATCGCGAGAGTCATGCGGATGAAACCTGGGGACGAGGTCATCGTCAGCGATGGCGCGGAGCGAGAAGTCCGCATTGTCCTGACAGCCGTCGATCCGTCAGAAGTCAGAGGCGACATCGCCGAGGGACTTCCCATGGATCGCGAGCCGCTTTGGCAGGTCACGGTCGCCCAAGGTCTTCCAAAGGGAGACAAGATGGAGCTTGTCATCCAGAAGGGGACGGAGATCGGCGCGGCCGGGTTCCTGCCGTTCCAGTGTGAGCGCATCGTTGTGCAGTACGACGCTCGCAAGGAAGCTAAGCGGCTGGAGCGCTGGGGCAAGATCGCCAAGGAAGCGGCGGAACAAGCTCACCGCAGCCGCCTACCAATTATCCATGAGGTCCATAGCTGGAAGGAGCTGCTTGCGGCTTTTTCCTCTTACGACCTCGTGCTTTTCTGCTACGAAGCGGAAGGACATGAGCCAGGAGCAGCAACCGGGCTCGCGGACCGCATCAAACAAGCCCGCGAGGCGGGCAAGCTGACAGCGGACAAGGCGCATCGGCTTCTGCTGGTTGTCGGGCCCGAAGGCGGCTTCTCTCCGCGCGAAGCGGAAGCGGCAGCAGCGGCGGGCGCAATGGCGGCAGGCCTCGGGCGTAGAATTTTAAGAGCGGAGACGGCACCTCTGGCAGGTTTGGCTTGCTTGATGTACGAATCCGGTGAAATGGGAGGAAGATGA
- a CDS encoding threonylcarbamoyladenosine tRNA methylthiotransferase MtaB, which yields MPSVALHTLGCKVNFYDTEAIWQLFKNEGYEQVDFDTDKADVYLINTCHVTNTGDKKSRQIIRRAIRRNPDAVIAVTGCYAQTSPAEILDIPGVDLVIGTQDREKMMDYVRQVQADRTPVNAVRNIMKTREFEELDVPDFADRTRAFLKIQEGCNNFCTFCIIPWSRGLSRSRDPQSVVAQARKLVEAGFKEIVLTGIHTGGYGDDLDNYKLSDLLWDLDKVDGLERIRISSIEASQIDDDMIEVLNKSSKMCRHLHVPLQAGEDTVLKRMRRKYTTEEFAATIRRLHEAMPGVAITTDIIVGFPGEGEEQFETGFTYIKELGFSEMHVFPYSKRTGTPAARMEDQVDDAVKNERVHRLIDLSEQMQLVYAEKYVGHVLEVIPEREHKGSAAGSGLVMGYSDNYIQVVFQGDESLIGKLCRVEIVEAGVNESRGRLISVEDEGPVGLEKAGA from the coding sequence ATGCCATCGGTAGCACTTCACACCTTGGGCTGCAAAGTTAACTTTTACGATACCGAAGCCATCTGGCAGCTTTTCAAAAACGAGGGCTACGAGCAGGTTGACTTCGATACAGACAAGGCCGATGTTTACCTGATCAATACCTGCCATGTGACAAACACAGGCGATAAAAAAAGCCGCCAGATTATCCGCAGGGCGATTCGTCGCAATCCAGATGCTGTTATCGCGGTTACGGGCTGCTACGCGCAGACGTCTCCAGCGGAGATTCTGGATATTCCAGGCGTAGACCTGGTCATCGGCACGCAGGACCGCGAGAAGATGATGGATTATGTACGTCAAGTACAGGCCGATCGCACACCGGTCAACGCCGTTCGCAATATTATGAAGACACGTGAGTTCGAGGAGCTTGATGTGCCGGACTTTGCGGATCGTACACGTGCTTTCCTTAAAATCCAGGAAGGCTGCAACAACTTCTGCACCTTCTGTATCATCCCTTGGTCACGCGGACTATCCCGTAGCCGTGATCCGCAAAGCGTTGTTGCGCAGGCGCGCAAGCTTGTCGAGGCTGGTTTCAAAGAGATTGTGCTTACCGGCATTCACACTGGCGGCTATGGTGATGATCTCGACAACTACAAGCTGTCCGACCTGCTGTGGGATCTGGACAAGGTGGACGGGCTAGAGCGCATTCGCATCAGCTCCATCGAGGCGAGTCAGATCGACGATGATATGATCGAGGTGCTCAACAAGTCATCCAAGATGTGCCGTCATCTTCATGTGCCGCTTCAGGCTGGGGAAGATACGGTGTTGAAGCGCATGCGCCGCAAGTATACAACCGAGGAATTTGCCGCGACGATTCGTCGTTTGCATGAGGCTATGCCAGGTGTAGCGATTACGACGGATATTATCGTTGGCTTTCCAGGTGAGGGCGAAGAGCAATTTGAGACTGGCTTTACTTATATCAAAGAGCTCGGGTTTTCCGAGATGCATGTATTTCCTTACTCTAAACGGACCGGCACGCCGGCGGCGCGTATGGAGGACCAGGTTGACGATGCGGTCAAAAACGAGCGTGTTCACAGGCTCATCGACTTGTCGGAGCAAATGCAGCTTGTTTACGCCGAGAAATACGTAGGCCATGTGCTAGAGGTCATTCCAGAGCGGGAGCATAAAGGCTCCGCTGCGGGATCGGGTCTCGTCATGGGCTACTCGGATAATTATATTCAAGTTGTATTCCAAGGGGATGAATCCCTTATCGGCAAGCTTTGCCGCGTGGAAATTGTCGAAGCTGGCGTAAATGAGAGTCGGGGACGACTCATTAGCGTTGAAGATGAAGGACCAGTGGGACTGGAGAAGGCAGGCGCCTAA
- a CDS encoding NUDIX domain-containing protein, which yields MKEISAGGVVYRRTPENGLQIQLIQDRYGKVSLPKGKMEPGETVEETALREIVEETGMKGRIIEPIDQIKYQYRHETKGLVDKEVHYYLVEATGGTLQAQVEEIRGVEWFEPEEAWRKQKQSGYDNNDRIVSRALRLLGLNI from the coding sequence ATGAAGGAAATCTCAGCAGGTGGGGTCGTATACCGGCGGACGCCAGAAAATGGGTTGCAGATCCAGCTCATACAGGACCGATATGGCAAGGTATCCCTGCCGAAGGGCAAAATGGAGCCGGGCGAGACGGTGGAAGAGACCGCGCTTCGGGAAATCGTCGAGGAAACCGGCATGAAAGGCCGGATCATCGAGCCGATCGACCAGATCAAATACCAGTATCGTCACGAGACTAAAGGTTTGGTGGATAAAGAGGTCCATTATTACCTGGTCGAGGCGACCGGAGGCACCCTGCAGGCACAAGTCGAGGAGATCCGCGGCGTGGAATGGTTCGAGCCGGAAGAAGCTTGGCGCAAACAGAAGCAGTCCGGTTATGACAACAATGACCGCATTGTGTCCCGTGCGCTTCGGCTGCTCGGATTGAATATATAA
- a CDS encoding phosphate:Na+ symporter, which produces MLSSIVIPAVLGFAIFMLGMKLMENALHRSAGRYMSAAVERFTRTPLHGLATGAVISAVLQSSTAVTVIAIGMVNAGVMTFSRTLGIVLGTNIGTCLTTELIGLEIERMAAPLLLAAFAGWLLTAVLGEMSPSGGQRHQRWLKPLRSASLILFGFALILAGIAVMKSIGAAVQESPFFSWFMERSGDSLLWGLLAGAILTAAVHSSAAVIGMAMSLAATGVLPPELGIAIIIGANVGTCVTAVLASIGGSRAGMGVAWFHVALNVGGAALFLPLTPQLAAAAAWFGGGAAAQLAHAQTLFNVICSLLVLPLCYLPALRSRSAPSEDPAPKI; this is translated from the coding sequence ATGCTTAGCAGCATCGTCATACCCGCCGTCCTCGGCTTCGCCATTTTCATGCTTGGCATGAAGTTGATGGAAAATGCGTTGCATCGCTCCGCCGGTCGCTATATGAGCGCAGCAGTAGAACGATTCACCCGTACCCCTTTGCACGGTCTGGCCACAGGAGCTGTCATTAGCGCGGTACTGCAAAGCAGCACCGCCGTCACCGTCATTGCTATCGGCATGGTGAATGCCGGCGTAATGACCTTTTCTCGCACACTCGGCATCGTGCTCGGCACAAATATCGGCACTTGCCTGACGACCGAGCTGATCGGGCTGGAAATCGAACGGATGGCAGCTCCGCTGCTGCTGGCCGCCTTCGCCGGCTGGCTGCTCACCGCCGTGCTCGGGGAGATGAGTCCCTCGGGCGGACAGCGGCATCAGCGCTGGCTGAAGCCGCTGCGCAGCGCTTCGCTGATCCTGTTCGGCTTTGCTCTTATTCTTGCCGGCATCGCCGTCATGAAATCAATCGGAGCTGCTGTTCAGGAGAGCCCCTTTTTCAGCTGGTTCATGGAACGCTCTGGGGACAGCCTGCTCTGGGGGCTGCTAGCCGGGGCCATCCTGACAGCAGCCGTGCACAGCAGCGCCGCCGTCATCGGCATGGCAATGAGCCTGGCAGCCACTGGCGTGTTGCCTCCTGAACTTGGGATCGCCATCATCATAGGTGCCAACGTTGGCACCTGCGTTACTGCCGTCCTCGCTTCTATCGGCGGCTCGCGAGCCGGTATGGGAGTCGCCTGGTTCCATGTCGCCCTTAACGTAGGCGGCGCTGCCCTGTTCCTTCCTCTGACACCACAGCTGGCAGCAGCGGCGGCTTGGTTTGGCGGCGGAGCGGCAGCCCAGCTCGCTCATGCTCAGACGCTATTCAATGTCATCTGCTCCCTGCTCGTACTGCCGCTCTGCTATTTGCCTGCGCTGCGTTCGCGCAGCGCTCCAAGCGAAGACCCCGCCCCCAAAATCTAG
- a CDS encoding 23S rRNA (cytosine1962-C5)-methyltransferase, whose translation MSRAKLYLFKKKTRRLEQGQPWVYAGEIERMEGEAEPGAMVDVLASNGRYLASGYWNPASQIRVRVIARQPEVELDEAFLTAKLQECRAHRERFLSERDCRLVYGEADYLPGLVVDRFADVLVVQILTLGMDLRREELVKALVSVFQPKGIYERSDVGVRKLEGLEERTGVLYGDCPRIVEIVENGIVMEVDLVEGQKTGYFYDQRENRASIAPLMKGWGARSGITLEQRPVDELPDGWEAASPSGAGFAKKAEGGAATAGQAVASDSLMAESRIHAQEAEQGGSRMALVPVNRGGKVVTYPLWDGATVLECFAHTGSFTLHACKYGAKKVTCLDVSEHAIETARRNVERNGFSDRVEFVVDDAFQYLRQQMKGLEERTSRAGTVAGAAGVKGVGAKSVDTSKPMSGGGRTWDVVILDPPAFAKTKGAVEGACRGYKDINLHGMKLVNEGGYLVTASCSYHMKPELFLETIQDAAADAGKSLRLIEWRAAGKDHPQLLGVAEGHYLKFAVFEVRSLA comes from the coding sequence GTGAGCAGAGCGAAGCTATATTTGTTTAAGAAGAAAACAAGGCGTCTGGAGCAAGGGCAGCCATGGGTTTATGCTGGAGAGATTGAACGTATGGAAGGGGAAGCCGAGCCGGGTGCGATGGTTGATGTGCTGGCTTCGAATGGACGTTATTTAGCATCGGGTTATTGGAATCCGGCCTCACAAATCCGTGTGCGTGTCATCGCTCGCCAGCCGGAAGTAGAGCTGGATGAGGCCTTCTTGACGGCAAAGCTGCAGGAATGCCGCGCTCATCGGGAGCGTTTCCTAAGTGAGCGGGACTGTCGCCTAGTGTACGGTGAAGCGGATTATTTGCCAGGACTCGTGGTGGATCGCTTTGCGGATGTGCTTGTTGTGCAAATTTTGACACTCGGCATGGACCTGCGTCGGGAGGAACTGGTCAAGGCGCTTGTGAGCGTGTTCCAGCCTAAAGGAATCTACGAGCGCAGCGACGTTGGCGTACGTAAGCTTGAGGGTCTGGAGGAGCGGACCGGCGTGCTGTATGGCGACTGCCCTCGCATCGTGGAAATTGTGGAAAATGGCATCGTGATGGAAGTTGACCTCGTTGAGGGCCAAAAGACCGGCTATTTTTACGATCAGCGGGAAAACCGCGCCTCGATCGCGCCGCTCATGAAGGGCTGGGGCGCACGCAGCGGCATTACGCTGGAGCAGCGTCCGGTGGACGAGCTGCCGGATGGTTGGGAAGCGGCTAGTCCGAGTGGGGCTGGTTTCGCGAAAAAGGCTGAAGGCGGAGCTGCAACTGCTGGACAAGCTGTTGCTAGTGACAGCTTGATGGCAGAGTCGCGTATTCATGCTCAAGAGGCGGAACAGGGCGGTAGCCGTATGGCGCTTGTGCCGGTTAACCGTGGCGGCAAGGTTGTCACGTACCCGCTTTGGGATGGCGCGACGGTGCTGGAATGTTTTGCACATACGGGCAGCTTCACGCTGCATGCCTGCAAATACGGCGCCAAAAAGGTAACCTGCCTGGACGTGTCGGAGCATGCAATTGAGACGGCGCGCAGAAACGTAGAGCGCAATGGCTTCAGCGACCGGGTAGAGTTTGTTGTGGATGATGCGTTCCAGTATCTTCGCCAGCAAATGAAGGGCCTCGAGGAGCGGACTTCCCGAGCGGGAACCGTAGCGGGCGCCGCAGGGGTCAAAGGAGTAGGGGCAAAGAGCGTAGATACGTCCAAGCCGATGAGCGGCGGTGGACGTACTTGGGATGTAGTTATTCTGGACCCGCCAGCATTTGCTAAAACGAAGGGCGCTGTTGAAGGGGCTTGCCGAGGTTACAAGGACATCAATTTGCATGGCATGAAGCTGGTCAACGAAGGCGGTTATCTCGTGACGGCGAGCTGTTCTTACCACATGAAGCCGGAGCTGTTCCTGGAGACGATTCAAGACGCGGCAGCTGATGCCGGAAAGTCGCTTCGCCTAATCGAATGGCGTGCCGCTGGCAAGGATCATCCGCAATTGCTCGGCGTGGCAGAAGGCCATTACCTGAAGTTTGCGGTGTTTGAGGTGCGAAGCTTGGCTTAG
- a CDS encoding Exodeoxyribonuclease I subunit D has translation MKFIHTADWHLGKLVQGVYMTEDQRHVLEQLLDVIEKERPDAVIIAGDLYDRAVPPTEAVELLDEIFSRIVIGLGTPVIAVSGNHDSPDRISFGTRLMAGRGLHLAGQLRLDAQSVSLQDEFGEVHFHLVPYCDPSTVRLALQDESIRTHDAAMKAVTERLAERLDPKARHVFVGHAFVTPGGEPQDNTSDSERPLSIGGAEYVKPDYFKSFHYTAMGHLHQAHWVGSENIRYSGSLLKYSISEEHHRKGYLMVELDGEGKVSVEHRLLAPRRDMRRVSGYIRDIEASREISEDYVFVTLLDENPVLFPMEKIRTVFPNALHVERRPVTALPRTGLDGEKGSAEAGGSRRDSDPVSLFEAFYREVKEMELSESKKRLFHEVCRNVLQGEGAAR, from the coding sequence ATGAAATTCATCCATACGGCGGACTGGCATCTGGGCAAGCTGGTGCAGGGAGTGTATATGACGGAGGATCAGCGCCATGTGCTGGAGCAACTGCTGGACGTCATCGAAAAGGAGCGGCCGGATGCGGTAATCATTGCCGGTGATTTATACGACCGGGCGGTGCCGCCCACAGAAGCGGTGGAACTGCTGGACGAGATATTTTCTCGCATCGTCATTGGGCTGGGTACGCCGGTCATTGCGGTTTCCGGCAACCATGACAGTCCAGATCGGATCAGCTTTGGCACTCGCCTGATGGCAGGGAGAGGGCTGCATCTGGCAGGTCAGCTTAGGCTGGACGCTCAGTCTGTATCGCTACAAGATGAGTTTGGAGAAGTTCATTTTCACCTGGTGCCCTATTGTGATCCTTCCACGGTACGACTTGCGCTGCAAGATGAGAGCATTCGCACGCATGACGCAGCGATGAAGGCGGTAACGGAGCGGCTGGCGGAGCGGCTTGATCCGAAGGCTCGACATGTGTTCGTTGGACATGCTTTTGTAACTCCAGGCGGGGAGCCGCAGGACAATACGAGCGATTCCGAGCGGCCCCTGTCCATTGGAGGGGCGGAGTATGTGAAGCCGGATTATTTTAAGTCGTTCCACTATACGGCGATGGGGCATTTGCATCAGGCGCATTGGGTGGGCAGCGAGAACATTCGGTATTCCGGCTCCCTGCTTAAGTATTCTATTTCCGAGGAGCATCACCGCAAAGGTTATTTGATGGTGGAGCTGGACGGCGAGGGCAAGGTGAGTGTAGAGCATCGGCTGCTGGCGCCGAGGCGCGATATGCGCCGTGTCAGCGGGTACATACGGGATATCGAAGCGAGCCGCGAGATTAGTGAGGACTATGTGTTCGTGACGCTGCTGGACGAGAATCCGGTGTTATTTCCAATGGAAAAGATACGCACGGTATTTCCCAACGCTCTCCATGTGGAGCGGCGTCCTGTAACAGCGCTGCCGCGAACGGGGCTTGACGGGGAAAAGGGCTCTGCTGAAGCCGGGGGCAGTCGCCGCGACAGCGATCCGGTTTCTCTTTTTGAAGCTTTTTACCGAGAAGTGAAAGAGATGGAGCTCAGCGAGAGTAAAAAACGCCTGTTCCACGAGGTTTGTCGGAATGTACTGCAAGGAGAGGGGGCGGCTCGATGA
- a CDS encoding exonuclease SbcC has protein sequence MRPITLTMTAFGPYRDEEKIDFEPLHGRGLFVISGQTGAGKTTVFDALCYALYGAASGEDRAETRMLRSHFASDAQPTSVELVFAVRGRKYRVLRQMPHRRGGNKSETGGKAELYELTEDGETPLTDRFHIKEVDAKLEELVGLTKDQFSQIVMLPQGEFRKLLTSDTENKEEILRRLFGTELYRRLEESFAARARELREAVKDNRQRLLYIGEQVRTSLPIREEGPLAAVLAQEHAGAVQLLDGLAEEERHYAEQVLQLQAMRLAADAAWEAQRAKLTEASRVNGRLDELEAARRAAEQLEARAGEMSALEQRLVAAERAERLAPYEEQAQRSTAEAAAVERRRGEAAEAAQRAARELEAAAAEAAAEAAREPERREAEREQQRLSELLPLVRTLGERRAELERLRADEQRLAVELERAAAEQERRRAERRELAGRLEGQERELEVLPERERRLDFLLRRHELLKTLSAVGQQAEQLERSRAEREGAVHGLRQETEQLEQRWIEGQAGRLAAHLHDGKPCPVCGSQEHPVKASEDAGTISREELQAAKERLLHVERELAAAAAQVAAAQERTAEADARRGEMEISGEPLELQLASTLEEGRELRVECQRLKTLQTERGPLREALTALERRLEALEAQRERLQGQQQPLALDIAARSSRLEAELAAVPEPLQDAAELERRSAAAERLAAELAAALRQAQERHARAGAGAAEAAARLEQLAEQARGAAEAAEAARERLGAELAAAGFASAEAWRAARLEEATREQGRRALEAHRSGLAAQRRLTEELERELAGQERCELELLGAEAERLGAERESADASWREADRCRVQASALGSSVSEAARRYGDSERELEEVADLHEMLKGDNSLKISFERYILIEFLEQILHAANERLRELSSGQFVLERSGRLEARGRQSGLGLDVYDSYTGQNRDVKSLSGGEKFNASLALALGMTDVIQSNRGGVSIEMMFIDEGFGSLDEEALGRAISALADLQKAGRLIGVISHVQELKDAFPAVLEVRKTKEGHSSTELIIK, from the coding sequence ATGAGGCCGATTACACTAACGATGACCGCCTTCGGGCCTTATCGGGATGAGGAGAAGATTGACTTCGAGCCGCTGCATGGCAGAGGTTTATTCGTCATCTCGGGCCAGACTGGTGCAGGCAAAACGACGGTGTTTGACGCTCTGTGTTACGCCTTGTACGGGGCGGCAAGCGGCGAGGACCGGGCGGAAACACGCATGCTGCGCAGTCACTTTGCGAGTGATGCTCAGCCCACGTCGGTGGAGCTGGTGTTCGCGGTACGCGGACGAAAGTACCGTGTGTTGCGGCAGATGCCGCATCGGCGGGGCGGCAATAAGAGCGAGACCGGCGGCAAAGCGGAGCTGTATGAGCTGACGGAAGACGGCGAAACGCCGCTGACGGACCGTTTTCATATTAAGGAAGTGGACGCCAAGCTGGAGGAGCTTGTTGGGCTGACTAAGGATCAGTTCAGCCAGATCGTTATGCTGCCGCAGGGGGAGTTCCGCAAGCTGCTCACTTCTGATACAGAAAATAAAGAAGAAATCCTGCGGCGGTTGTTCGGTACGGAGCTGTACCGGCGTTTGGAAGAGAGCTTCGCCGCGCGCGCCCGCGAGCTGCGCGAAGCGGTCAAAGACAATCGCCAGCGGCTGCTTTATATCGGTGAACAGGTCAGAACTAGCCTTCCAATACGGGAGGAAGGACCACTTGCAGCGGTGTTGGCTCAGGAGCATGCCGGCGCGGTTCAGTTGTTGGACGGGCTGGCGGAAGAAGAGCGGCATTATGCGGAGCAAGTCCTGCAGCTGCAGGCGATGCGTTTGGCGGCGGATGCGGCTTGGGAGGCGCAACGGGCCAAGCTGACGGAAGCGTCGCGCGTGAATGGCCGCCTCGACGAGCTAGAGGCGGCGCGGCGCGCGGCGGAGCAGCTTGAGGCGCGCGCCGGCGAGATGAGCGCGCTGGAGCAGCGGCTCGTCGCGGCTGAGCGGGCGGAGCGCCTGGCTCCGTATGAGGAGCAGGCGCAGCGCTCCACAGCGGAGGCTGCGGCTGTGGAGCGGCGGCGAGGCGAAGCCGCCGAGGCAGCGCAGCGCGCCGCGCGCGAGCTTGAGGCGGCCGCAGCTGAGGCGGCCGCGGAAGCGGCTCGCGAGCCGGAGCGTCGCGAGGCGGAGCGAGAGCAGCAGCGGCTGAGCGAGCTGCTGCCGTTGGTGCGCACGCTCGGCGAGCGCCGGGCGGAGCTGGAGCGGCTGCGCGCGGACGAGCAGCGGCTTGCCGTGGAGCTGGAGCGTGCCGCAGCGGAGCAGGAGCGCAGACGCGCCGAGCGCCGGGAGCTTGCGGGCCGCCTGGAAGGGCAGGAGCGCGAGCTTGAGGTGCTGCCGGAGCGAGAGCGGCGGCTGGATTTTTTGCTGCGACGGCATGAGCTGCTGAAGACGCTGAGCGCTGTGGGGCAGCAGGCCGAGCAGCTAGAGCGTTCGCGGGCTGAGCGCGAGGGAGCGGTGCATGGGCTCCGGCAGGAAACGGAACAGCTGGAGCAGCGCTGGATTGAGGGACAAGCCGGGCGCTTGGCGGCGCATTTGCATGACGGCAAGCCATGCCCAGTGTGCGGCAGTCAGGAGCATCCCGTTAAAGCTTCCGAAGATGCCGGGACGATTAGCCGCGAGGAGCTTCAAGCGGCTAAGGAGCGACTGCTCCATGTTGAGCGAGAACTGGCGGCTGCGGCTGCTCAGGTTGCTGCGGCGCAGGAGCGCACGGCGGAAGCCGATGCTCGGCGCGGCGAAATGGAGATCAGCGGCGAGCCTTTAGAGCTGCAGCTGGCAAGCACGCTCGAGGAGGGCCGCGAGCTGCGCGTGGAATGCCAGCGCCTGAAGACGCTGCAGACCGAGCGTGGCCCGCTGCGCGAAGCGCTGACTGCTCTGGAGCGCCGTTTGGAGGCGCTCGAAGCTCAGCGCGAGCGGCTGCAGGGACAGCAGCAGCCGCTCGCGCTGGACATAGCGGCGCGCAGCTCGCGCCTGGAAGCGGAGCTTGCGGCTGTGCCGGAGCCGCTGCAGGATGCGGCGGAGCTGGAGCGCCGCTCCGCCGCGGCGGAGCGGCTGGCTGCGGAGCTGGCCGCCGCCTTGCGGCAGGCGCAGGAGCGGCATGCCCGCGCCGGAGCCGGCGCGGCGGAAGCCGCCGCGCGGCTGGAGCAGCTGGCGGAGCAGGCGCGCGGCGCTGCCGAGGCCGCAGAGGCTGCGCGCGAGCGGCTCGGCGCGGAGCTGGCCGCCGCCGGTTTTGCGTCGGCGGAGGCTTGGCGGGCTGCGCGCCTCGAAGAGGCGACGCGCGAGCAGGGTCGCCGCGCGCTGGAGGCGCATCGCAGCGGCCTGGCGGCTCAGCGGCGGTTAACCGAGGAGCTGGAGCGCGAGCTCGCCGGTCAGGAACGCTGCGAGTTGGAACTGCTCGGGGCGGAAGCGGAGCGGCTTGGCGCGGAACGCGAGAGCGCCGACGCCAGCTGGCGGGAGGCGGATCGCTGCCGCGTCCAGGCAAGTGCACTTGGATCGTCAGTAAGCGAAGCGGCGCGCCGCTATGGCGACTCTGAGCGGGAGCTGGAGGAAGTCGCGGATCTTCATGAAATGCTGAAGGGCGACAACTCCCTTAAGATCTCTTTTGAAAGATATATCCTTATCGAGTTTCTTGAACAGATTCTGCATGCCGCCAACGAGCGGTTGCGTGAGCTGTCAAGCGGCCAGTTCGTGTTGGAGCGAAGCGGACGGTTAGAGGCTCGGGGACGCCAAAGCGGTCTTGGGCTTGATGTTTATGATAGCTACACAGGCCAGAATCGGGATGTGAAATCGCTCTCCGGCGGAGAAAAATTCAACGCCTCGCTGGCGCTGGCGCTCGGCATGACCGATGTGATTCAGTCGAATCGCGGCGGCGTGTCTATCGAGATGATGTTCATCGACGAGGGCTTTGGCTCACTTGACGAGGAAGCGCTCGGCAGAGCGATCTCCGCGCTGGCCGACCTGCAAAAGGCAGGACGTTTGATCGGCGTGATCTCCCATGTGCAGGAACTGAAGGATGCTTTTCCGGCGGTTCTGGAGGTGCGCAAGACGAAGGAAGGCCACAGCAGCACGGAGCTAATTATTAAATAG